In the Salmo trutta chromosome 13, fSalTru1.1, whole genome shotgun sequence genome, taatggacctacattcataGTTTCTTAACTGtgtccagctcgctaataatcaccTAATTTTAGTGCGGCCCTCCGGACTTTGTAGGAGACCAAATGCGGCCCCCAGtacaaaatgagtttgacacgccTGATAGATACCATATACCAGGGTATTTTGAGATACCCacggtatgattttcaatacGTTTGTTCATAATTAGGATGATTTTTAGTTTTTAAATACCTGCAGTGAACTTGTGCACTAGGTTAGTAGATAAAGCAGCTGTTGCATTATTTGTTCATTATAAAGCCGTTCCACAAAGCAGCTGTTTGAGCCTGTCTGACGGCTTGTGTTCATACACATGCTGTGAATACTCTCTAAAAGTAGTGGCTGGATATCGGGGGGATTTGGATAATGTGGGTAAAGTTGATGCATTTAACTGAAACTCAGTTTCACATATATACTCTacttgtcaaaagtttggactcctactcattcaagggtttttctttattcttcactattttctactttgtagaatactagtgaagacatcacaaaactatgaaataacacatggaaacatgtagtaacaaaagtgttaaatcaaagtatttttgattcttcaaagtagccacccttagccttgatgacagctttgcacactcttggcatgatctcaaccagcttcatgaggtagtcacctggaatgcatttcaattaacaagtccatattatggcaaggactGTATATCACCACCCctgttgttttatatttttgttcagtgcatctCATGTCATTTACATGACAATTTCCCTTTATCTCTTATGCCTTACTCAACAAGCAACAGAATTTATTAAAACAAATTCTCTCCATAGCAAGGAGATCATGAACGTTGAGAGACTAGAAGCACAGCTGAAAGCCTGCCATTGCTCTTTCACTTTCTCCAAAGTCAAGGTAAGATGCTGTATTTCTCTGTGTGAAAACAAATGTGTTTTGGTCTAATTCGGAATCTGTCAAGGCAAACCAATTTAACTTGCCTATAAAATACAGGAGCAAGGGGTGTATGTAGCTAGTTCATGTTGTGACATCGGATCTAGGTCTATTTTGGGCAGGGCACTTGGGAAAGGGGTGGGGGTTGATGTGCTTTGAGCATGTGGGTAAAAGACACTCAAAATAGTTTCAAACcgactaaagtgtgtgtgtgtgtgtactgctcaaaaaaataaagggaacacttaaacaacacaatgtaactccaagtcaatcacacttctgtgaaatcaaactgtccacttaggaagcaacactgattgacaataaatttcacatgctgttgtgcaaatggaatagacaacaggtggaaattataggcaattagcaagacacccccaataaaggagtggttctgcaggtggggaccacagaccacttctcagttcctatgcttcctggctgatgttttggtcacttttgaatgctggcggtgctttcactctagtggtagcatgagacggagtctacaacccacacaagtggctcaggtagtgcagctcatccaggatggtacatcaatgcgagctgtagcaagaaggtttgctgtgtctgtcagcgtagtgtccagagcatggaggcgctaccaggagacaggccagtacatcaggagacgtggaggaggctgtaggagggcaacaacccagcagcaggaccgctacctccgcctttgtgcaaggaggagcaggagaagcactgccagagccctggaaaatgacctccagcaggccacaaatgtgcatgtgtctgctcaaacggccagaaacagactccatgagggcggtatgagggcccgacgtccacaggtgggggttgtgcttacagcccaacaccgtgcaggacgtttggcatttgccagagaacaccaagattggcaaattcgccactggccccctgtgctcttcacagatgaaagcaggttcacaatgagcacatgtgacagagtctggagacgccgtggagaacgttctgctgcctgcaacatcctccagcatgaccggtttggcggtgggtcagtcatggtgtggggtggcattttttgggggggccgcacagccctccatgtgctcgccagaggtagcctgactgccattaggtactgagatgagatcctcagaccccttgtgagaccatatgctggtgcggttggccctgggttcctcctaatgcaagacaatgctagacctcatgtggctggagtgtgtcagcagttcctgcaagaggaaggcattgatgctatggactggcccgcccgtccccagacctgaatccaattgagcacatctgggacatcatgtctcactccatccaccaacgccacattgcaccacagactgtccaggagttggcggatgctttagtccaggtctgggaggagatccctcaggagaccatccgccacctcatcaggagcatgcccaggcgttgtagggaggtcatacaggcacgtggaggccacacacactactgagcctcattttgacttgttttaaggacattacatcaaagttggatcagcctgtagtgtggttttccactttaattttgagtgtgactccaaatccagacctccatgggttgataaattggatttccattgattatttttgtgtgattttgtcagcacattcaactatgtaaagaaaaaagtatttaataagattatttctttcattcagatctaggatgtgttgtttgtgttccctttatttttttgagcagtgtgtatatatgtatgtgtatgtatgtatgtatgtatgtgtatgtgtatgtatgtatgtatgtatatatgtatgtatatatgtgtatgtgtatgtatatatgtatatatgtatgtatgtgtatatatgtgtatatatatatatatgtatgtatgtatgtatgtatgtatgtatgtatgtatgtatgtatgtatgtatgtatgtatgtatgtatgtatgtatgtatgtatgtatgtatgtatgtatatgtatgtatgtgtatgtatgtatgtatgtatgtatgtatgtatgtatatgtatgtatgtgtatgtatgtgtatgtatatgtatgtatgtatgtatatgtatgtatgtatgtatatgtatgtatgtatatatatatatatatatatatgtgtgtgtatatatatgtatatgtgtgtgtatatatgtatatatatatatatgtatatatatatatatatatatgtatatatatatatatatgtgtgtgtatatatatatgtgtatatatatatatatgtatatatatatatatgtgtgtgtatatatatatatatgtgtgtgtatatatatatatatgtatatatatatatatatatatatgtgtgtatatatatgtgtgtatatatatgtatgtatgtatatatatatgtgtatatatatatgtgtatatatatgtgtgtgtatatatatatatgtgtgtatatgtatgtatatatatatgtgtgtatatatatatatatatatatgtatgtgtgtatatatatgtgtgtgtatatatatatatatgtgtgtatatgtatatatatatatatgtgtgtatatatatatatatatatatgtatgtgtgtatatatatgtatgtatatatatgtatatatatgtgtatatatatatatgtgtatatatatatatgtgtatatatatatatgtgtatatatatatatgtgtatatatatatatgtgtatatatatatatgtgtatatatatatatgtgtatatatatatatgtgtatatatatatatgtgtatatatatatgtgtatatatatgtgtatatatgtgtatatatatgtgtgtgtatatatatatatatatatgtgtgtatatatatatatatatatatgtgtgtatatgtatatatatgtgtgtgtgtatatgtatatatatatgtgtgtgtatatgtatatatatatgtgtgtgtatatgtatatatatatgtgtgtgtatatgtatatatatatatgtgtgtgtatatgtatatatatatgtgtgtgtatatgtatatatatatgtgtgtgtatatgtatatatatgtgtgtgtatatgtatatatatgtgtgtgtatatgtatatatatgtgtgtgtatatgtatatatatatgtgtgtatatgtatatatatatatgtgtgtatatgtgtatatatatatgtgtgtatatgtgtatatatatatatgtgtgtatatgtgtatatatatatatgtgtgtatatgtgtatatatatatatgtgtgtatatgtgtatatatatatatgtgtgtatgtgtatatatatatatgtgtgtatgtatatgtatatatatatgtgtgtgtgtatatgtatatatatatgtgtatgtatatgtgtatatatatatatatatatatatgtatatgtatatgtgagATCACTCTTAATATTACATTTTCATACTAACCTAATTtcttccccccctctttctctctccacagccCTCTCTGCTTGCCCTGTCCTTGTTGGCCCTGGAGCTTCAGGAGCAGCATGACCATGAGCACATAGACAAGCTGCTAAACGCCTTCCAGTCTCTCCAGCAGCAACTCACTGTGAGTGTTTACTGTCTAGCCagctagcctggtctcagatctgtttgtactgtcttgCGCCTATGTTGTCACACCAAACGTTGGGAATAGCTGTTGGCAAGAggtcaaacagatctgggactcaggCTACCACCCAGTGTCATCACTCTCCAAACATGTCTGTTGTAACAGGATACTAACCAGGGTCTTGTTCATTAGGGCAGACAACCGTAAACGTTTGATATGTTTTGCAATGTAAAACGAGAGGAGACGCGCTCAAATAAAAcaagtttcttattggacaagtccaaggTCGTCGTCccccgtttggtgcctaatgaacacaacccagcatCGGAAGGTGTTCTGTGTCCCGAATGGAgccctatggggcctggtcaaaagtattagtCACTACAGAGAATAAGGTGCCTTTTGAGCCACATCCACTGTTGGCTATGAGGTGGAGCCCCAGGGACTATTGCCCAACGGATTACCTAATGTTGAGGGTTCATGGAAAATGTAGGCAAGTTGATTGATCATGTAGGTCGTGTGCCATTTAGAACGTGACCTAAGGGAGTAATTTAACCTTTGGAATTGGGAACCATCTCTGGATTGTTTTTAATGATGCACTACAGAAAGGGGGAAACATACCAACAAATGTTTTTAAATTAATACTCGGACGTGCTGCATGATAAATCTGTTTTTTCCTCTCCCTGTTTCTTCATATTTCCTCAGGTCCGAGAAGGAGACCTGGTTATCGTGACAGAGTTGGTTATGAAGTGTCTGATTGAGTATTCAACCACCAGGGTCTGCAGGCCCAACAGCCAGAGGCTTCGTTGGATCCTCTCTGGCAGAACGCAACGCACGTTGAAACACAGCTACTACAAGATCGCCCATATGCCCACAATCCCCGAGTCTGCCTACTGAAGCCTGGGGCTGGGTGACCACCGATACAAAAGTAGGAGTACACCGATACAAAAGGAGAAGTAGGTTACCACCTTGTCTCCcctaaaaatgttttgtttttcagtTTAATGGGGGAGAATTTGACAAAGCCCCCCAAAAACAACTTCTGGTACTCTACAGTTGCTACGTGGTCACCTACCTCCATCACTAACCCATTTCCCTTACAGAACTGCATTATGGATAATGCAGTTCTTTAAGGAGAAAACCTGTAACAAGTTATTTCCCCTTTCTCCTGGTTCTTGTTCTCATGGTACTTTTTGAATAAGCTCACTATTTATTAGCCTACATCTGCTTCATTCACTAAgtgtgcatctgaaatggcaccctattccctatatagtgcactacttttgacaagagctgATTTGTTcttttaaagggaatagggtaccattgaGAAGGCACACTAAGGGAGTAATGCCCGGTCAAGTGGGTTTATCCGCTGCCACCTAGCGAAGGTTAAATCCTTCCTGGTTGAAATGCTTGCACGCgtgtatacagtatgttcttATCTGAATCAGTACCAACATGAATACTCTGCATAGTATTCTATTGTGGTTGCTGGTTTTAAGCAATGAAGTATAGAACCACCTAGGTCCTCAGTCCACTAtgtggaagaggagggagaagggtttTGTGAAAATGCAAAACAATGGAACCAAGAAATCGGACCCAAAACCCTTAACTTCCACCCTAGGTTGATGAACTAGCCTAAAAATGCACACTCCTCTACCCAAGGTGAacgttttctttttttactattgaaatatttatatatattttttgtacttgTGGAGGACGTTTGTTGAGGTTTCCTCAGTGATGTGATGATCCTGCACATGCATTGGTTTTAGCTTGCAGGATAGCATGCTGAAACTGGCTGTGGTTGACATGGTACCCcactagggtgccattttggacacaaccaCTATCTTCTAATGTAATGTTGACTATTACTAACAACGGTTACAGATGGATCACGATTACAAAATGTGATGTTGAATTACCTCGATTTGTGGCAAAATCTTTAAAAGCCTTTAAAAAACAACCATTTGCAAATGCACTCTAAGTCACTTAGGTAAGCACAGTAGATATAGGAAATTAAGTTAGTTTGATTTGCATTTGACCATAGGCCCCACAATTGATCTGACAAATGAAGTTTAAGAATTTGAAGTTGATGTTCTGGAATTTGAAAACTTTTCCTTAAAGTTGGAACTACACCACCTGTTCAACCCATGTGTTTGTACCTTTCAATAAAATGATATTGAAAAGCTGTTTGGTTGCACTGTCAATATTCTGAAACCAAATCCATGAAGACCATTTTTCAACAATTTATTATAAATCCACACAGCAGACTTCCATACCGACAGCTAGTTAACTGAATTATGGCAATGCAGTCTGAAAGGTTTGGCAGAATAAAAAAAGCCAATCCTAAATGCATACAAGGGTTGAAAGGAAAGGCAGGGTGTGGGTTTGTACAGTTATGGCTTATAGTTTCAAATGATTGATTGGAATATTCTTTGCCCAAAGGCAACTGCTCAGCCTGAGTTCATAACCAAGCGGAAAGGTGGtaattaccagttgtgaagtAGAAAATATCAGTCGGATGCTTTGAACGTTTGAGAAACACCAAGCTGCATCAACCATAAAATAAAAGAACTAGCATGCTTGTAAAAGTGTTCAAAAACATTTAGATACAACTACTGAAATTGCAATTTCATTTGTAGGTGACAAGAGGTCAGTGCTCAGGGATGATGGCCGATATAAAAGTTTCCCAccggtaattaccagttggaggggccTTCAAACGGATTTTCCCCAATCGTATGTggtaaataccaccttcccacttggttatgaacgcagcaCCTGTAGGCCTTAGCAAGCCTCAACAGTGTCCATATGACAGTCTCGGGCATACTGTACAGTGGGTGAGCCCCTTTTGCTGTTTAACTATCACTTCTGCAAGCTGGAGAAGTCTGGCCCACCACCTGCAAAGTTCCCAGAGATCTCTGCTCCACTGAAGTCAAAGCCAGGGTTCTGTTGACAGAGTGGGAAGTGACACAGCAACATTCATTTAATGTAGAGAAGTGAAAGCAGTACAGAAAGCCTGCATGTTAATATGCCTTCATCTATCCATGTTTTACAGATAATGTAGAAGAGGCCTGAGGCTATTGAAGTATAGTCAGTGTTAAGGCTCTGTGTGGGACTGTCTCATAGTTTCACTGATCACCTCTATGTAAATGACTAGTGGTATTACCATGACTCACCTCTCTCTGGAACCTCTCCAGAGTTAGTTTCCTCTGCATCTGGTCCTGGAGCCAGGCATCAGCACAGTACTCTCCCTCTAGCAGAGAGGACCAGCAGTTACCTGCCTCCCTGTTGGTCTTCATCAGCACGATACGGATCAGACACTTATCCTCTGAAAAAGACGTGTGGAGGGGGAGAGTGACCACTTAGGCTTTATTTTCAACCAATATCTGCTAATGAGAATATCTGCTGGAATACGGATTTATTATGCAAGGTTTACATTCAACCATTGTGTTGATTGAATTAGTAGAAACCCACCTAATGTCCACGTTCCTTCATCAGCAACAGTGATGCCAAATAATTTACCCTGGAAGTACAAGAGACATGACTATAAGCAAATACAATCCTACCTGCAGCATACTTGCAACCAATCAAAACAGGTAATTAAAACTGGACCAATAAGCTTGCAGTTTACAATCACATGACTACCAAAATTCACCTGAATCTAGCATGTACGGGTTTGCCAGAAAACCGTTTTTTTCAGGGATACAGTACTTTCAACCTAACTTCCGTTTCTCCTGGAAAAACAGATGTGGGAACTCTGCTCAGGTGCCTTTTAACACCTGTTACGTTAGATTGACCTGAATCAGAGAACAAAGCACCTTCACCAAGAAACCATTCTGGACTGTAGATAACTATGTTATAGCTACATCTTTCTATGCGCGTTACTTTAAATAATGTGTACTTGGGAAAATAAGTGTAGTGGTAATGATAATTATCTGGGAGTCACCTATGCAGGTAAAACTAGATATTTTGGAAGGATGGCCTCAGCATGTACACATttggttacctggaggaaaatgggggagggtcaagCTTTTAAATTTCAGTCGAGGAGAGGGGTTAGTATTTTttaatctagtccaggggagggtcgtTAATTTGTAATTTATGAAATGTCAATATTTCTCAATGTTTTAAAATGAGTTGCttattaggctacatattgatgtgtgcccgatgccgcccctcatctctgattttCCTCTGGGCGTGCAACAAGtgtgcctataggctatttagtgtggtctcaatcaaatgatccatagctgCTATTGGCTACGAAGTGCATGCTCAGAGAAGCACAGACCAAAGTTTTATTTCTAAaatagctgctgggatggtgttaaataaactaggctgcattacacacgGCAATGGATACTTCAGCCATGAACCCCCGCCTGCTCAGCTCTTACTGATCAAAAACTTTTtctgtgtgctgcctaaccaatggctgttcAGGGAAAAGGCTTCTTCTGAAAAGAATCTTGCTTGTGGACtagcctatgttctgttcagtttgagatgGAGGGCATGAAGCGGAGGAGGACCGGAGATCAACTTCAATAACTGATTTGCTACTACTATAACTGATTTGCTACTACTATAACTGATTTGCTACTACGATAACTGATTTGCTACTACTATAACTGATTTGCTACTACTATAACTAGGTTTCTTACCCCtgatgtatttatcagagttattgacttCACAATAAGACAGATTCCagtgctgaaacttgaagcagcaaCGGCACAATTCATTCGAAATCGACAGCTCATGATGCTAAAAGTTAAATTCAAATAAGCATAATTAATTTCAAcgtcttcattttaattagactgTATTAATAAGAGAGCCTATTTCTTTCTAATTAAGAattaacaggtaggcctacctgtttgacagatgaaattaggctgctatatccatagatttgtcTGTCAATTCTTTCAtccaccatgcactctttaaataaCAGTCTTAAATAACAGTCTGTCACTGACATGGAGGTAGGGTAGGGTTAAAACCAAAACTCGAATTGGGGTATGCCATAGGCTTACCTTTAAtgaaagaaaatggcaaaaagcacaGACCTACTACCCCTTGTTAGTttaagattttgaagaaaataaaaacagatctgattatataaagtgatctacTGTATAACAGCGTTTTGATCTGCGATGTTTTATTCTAGAAACAAGCTTTAAAATACCCGTGAAGACGTTACTATGATGCATATGGTTTCCTTTCTTTGATGTTTAGAGGCGGAGCTACAACCTTTAGCCGAGGAGACAAGAAAAtagactttgcttgggaagtaatcaaATTGATTAAAGCTATTCACTTTTGGTAAAATAGAAGATGTAGAAACCCTGACGGCTTTTAAGGAAACACTGGTGACCTTCTCTCATTGGGATAAGACATggaagagtagccagcagttaaagcttacatttttctgcgtTGGTAGGCCTATGTCTGGGTaggaaaggtaggcctaacttttttaagtaccatgctcagattcctaatgacatctcagatttaattatttgcaaacagggacagtttcattgcaaac is a window encoding:
- the nudcd2 gene encoding nudC domain-containing protein 2; this encodes MSVHFEERSGVIPCNTPWGNWSQTMEEVFIEVNVPRGTSGKEVKCNLGSKQIELHVKGQQVFKGKLFGITVADEGTWTLEDKCLIRIVLMKTNREAGNCWSSLLEGEYCADAWLQDQMQRKLTLERFQRENPGFDFSGAEISGNFAGGGPDFSSLQK